In Bacillus sp. DX3.1, the following proteins share a genomic window:
- the purB gene encoding adenylosuccinate lyase, giving the protein MINRYTRPEMGAIWTEENKFKAWLEVEILACEAWAELGDIPKEDVKKIREHASFDMDRIYEIEKETRHDVVAFTRAVSETPALGEERKWVHYGLTSTDVVDTALSYILKQANEILLQDLENFTNILANKAKEHKYTIMMGRTHGVHAEPTTFGLKLGLWYEEMKRNLERFKQAADTVRVGKLSGAVGTYANINPFVEKYVCEQLGLEAAPISTQTLQRDRHAHYMSTLALIATSIEKMAVEIRGLQKSETREVEEAFAKGQKGSSAMPHKRNPIGSENMTGLARVIRGYMMTAYENVPLWHERDISHSSAERIILPDATIALNYMLNRFGNIVKNLTVFPENMKRNMTRTYGLIYSQRVMLTLIDKGMVREEAYDIVQPKAMEAWETQVQFKELVEADERITSKLSQEEINECFNYEHHLKQVDTIFERLGLNG; this is encoded by the coding sequence ATGATTAATCGTTATACACGCCCTGAGATGGGTGCAATTTGGACGGAAGAAAACAAATTTAAAGCGTGGTTAGAAGTTGAGATTTTAGCTTGTGAAGCATGGGCTGAACTTGGTGATATTCCGAAAGAAGATGTAAAAAAGATTCGTGAACATGCATCATTTGATATGGATCGTATTTATGAAATTGAAAAAGAAACACGTCATGATGTAGTTGCTTTCACTCGTGCTGTATCTGAAACACCAGCATTAGGTGAAGAGCGTAAATGGGTTCACTACGGCTTAACATCTACAGACGTAGTAGATACAGCGTTATCTTACATCTTAAAACAAGCAAATGAAATCTTATTACAAGACTTAGAAAACTTTACTAACATTTTAGCTAATAAAGCAAAAGAGCATAAATACACAATTATGATGGGAAGAACGCACGGTGTTCATGCTGAACCAACAACATTTGGTTTAAAACTTGGTCTTTGGTATGAAGAAATGAAACGTAACTTAGAACGTTTTAAACAAGCAGCTGATACAGTTCGCGTTGGTAAACTTTCTGGTGCGGTTGGTACATATGCAAATATCAATCCATTTGTAGAAAAATATGTTTGCGAACAATTAGGCCTAGAAGCAGCGCCGATTTCAACACAAACATTGCAACGTGATCGTCATGCGCATTACATGTCAACACTTGCATTAATTGCAACATCTATCGAGAAAATGGCAGTTGAAATTCGCGGTTTACAAAAGAGTGAAACACGTGAAGTAGAAGAGGCCTTTGCGAAAGGACAAAAAGGTTCTTCTGCAATGCCACATAAACGTAATCCAATCGGTTCTGAAAATATGACTGGTTTGGCACGTGTCATTCGCGGCTATATGATGACTGCTTACGAAAACGTTCCATTATGGCATGAACGTGACATTTCACATTCATCTGCAGAGCGTATTATCTTACCAGATGCAACAATCGCATTAAATTATATGTTAAACCGTTTCGGTAATATCGTGAAAAACTTAACGGTATTCCCAGAAAACATGAAACGCAATATGACACGAACATACGGTTTAATTTACTCTCAACGCGTAATGCTTACGCTAATCGATAAAGGTATGGTACGTGAAGAAGCTTATGATATCGTACAGCCTAAAGCGATGGAAGCGTGGGAGACACAAGTACAATTTAAAGAACTTGTAGAAGCTGATGAGCGTATTACAAGTAAATTATCACAAGAAGAAATTAATGAATGTTTCAACTATGAGCATCATTTGAAGCAAGTTGATACAATCTTTGAACGTCTTGGCTTAAACGGATAA
- a CDS encoding response regulator transcription factor: MEDIRVLIADDEKEIRDLLKKYIERELYTVDVAVNGEEALRLFEQNKYNLIILDLMMPKVDGIEVCRRLRNKTNIPILMLTAKDHEVDKILGLSIGADDYITKPFSINEVVARIKALMRRFLVLGSNANTQEETILTFKGLTIDLKKYTVNVDGNEISLTGKELELLKFFTSQPEQVFTKTQLFRNVWDSNYIEDDNTVMVHIRKLRKKIEVDPSNPKFIQTVWGIGYKFVGEKDEE; this comes from the coding sequence ATGGAAGATATTCGCGTACTTATAGCCGATGATGAAAAAGAAATACGAGATTTGTTAAAAAAATATATAGAAAGAGAATTATACACAGTAGATGTAGCAGTAAATGGCGAAGAAGCTCTTCGCTTATTTGAGCAAAATAAATATAACCTCATCATATTAGATCTTATGATGCCTAAAGTTGATGGTATCGAAGTATGTAGAAGACTTAGAAACAAAACAAATATCCCGATATTAATGCTCACTGCTAAAGATCATGAAGTAGATAAAATTTTAGGGCTGAGCATAGGTGCGGATGATTACATTACAAAGCCTTTTAGTATCAATGAAGTAGTCGCTAGAATAAAAGCTCTTATGAGGCGCTTTTTAGTATTAGGAAGTAACGCTAACACGCAAGAAGAAACAATCCTAACATTTAAAGGGCTAACAATTGATTTAAAAAAGTACACAGTTAACGTAGATGGAAACGAAATATCTTTAACCGGGAAAGAACTTGAACTACTAAAGTTTTTCACTTCACAGCCTGAACAAGTTTTTACGAAAACGCAACTATTCCGCAATGTTTGGGACAGTAACTATATAGAAGATGACAATACCGTTATGGTACATATTAGAAAGCTTAGAAAGAAAATAGAAGTTGATCCCTCAAATCCTAAATTTATTCAAACTGTATGGGGAATTGGTTATAAATTTGTAGGTGAAAAAGATGAAGAATGA
- the purS gene encoding phosphoribosylformylglycinamidine synthase subunit PurS, with the protein MYKVKVYVTLRESVLDPQGTAVKGALHSLAFTEVQDVRIGKYMELTIDKSVSDLDSKIKEMCEKLLANVVMEDYRYEVEEVVAQ; encoded by the coding sequence ATGTATAAAGTAAAGGTATATGTAACGTTAAGAGAGAGCGTATTAGATCCACAAGGAACTGCAGTAAAAGGAGCTCTTCATAGTCTTGCTTTTACAGAAGTACAAGATGTTCGCATCGGTAAATATATGGAGTTAACAATTGACAAATCAGTATCTGATCTGGATAGCAAGATAAAAGAAATGTGTGAGAAACTATTAGCGAACGTTGTAATGGAAGATTATCGTTACGAGGTTGAGGAGGTTGTCGCACAGTGA
- the purC gene encoding phosphoribosylaminoimidazolesuccinocarboxamide synthase produces the protein MQKLELLYEGKAKRIYRTEAADMVWVEYKDSATAFNGEKKATITGKGRLNNEITTLLFRKLQEVGINTHFVEKLSETEQIVKKVSIIPLEVVTRNVIAGSLSKRLGMEEGTALAAPIVEFYYKDDDLGDPLVTEDHIRVLNVATPEQVSTLREKALQINQVLIEHFASCRVRLVDFKLEFGLTEEGEILLADEISPDTCRLWDEASNEKFDKDVFRRDLGNLTDAYEEILKRLGGASHV, from the coding sequence ATGCAAAAGCTAGAATTGCTGTATGAAGGTAAGGCAAAAAGAATTTATCGTACAGAAGCAGCAGATATGGTTTGGGTAGAGTACAAAGATAGTGCTACTGCTTTCAATGGGGAGAAAAAAGCGACGATTACAGGAAAAGGTCGTCTGAACAATGAGATTACAACTCTCTTATTCAGAAAGTTACAAGAAGTAGGAATTAATACACACTTTGTTGAGAAGTTATCTGAAACAGAGCAAATTGTGAAAAAGGTAAGCATTATTCCATTAGAAGTTGTCACTAGAAACGTAATTGCAGGAAGTCTTTCGAAAAGATTAGGAATGGAAGAAGGCACTGCACTTGCAGCACCAATCGTAGAATTTTACTACAAAGATGATGATTTAGGAGATCCACTTGTAACAGAAGATCATATTCGCGTGTTAAACGTTGCAACGCCAGAGCAAGTTAGTACATTACGAGAGAAAGCTCTACAAATCAATCAAGTATTGATTGAGCATTTCGCAAGCTGTCGTGTAAGACTAGTAGATTTTAAATTAGAGTTTGGTTTAACAGAAGAAGGCGAAATATTATTGGCAGATGAAATTTCACCGGATACTTGCCGCTTATGGGATGAAGCGAGCAATGAGAAATTTGATAAAGATGTATTTAGACGTGATCTTGGTAATTTAACAGATGCGTACGAAGAGATTTTAAAACGTTTAGGGGGAGCTTCACATGTATAA
- a CDS encoding ABC transporter ATP-binding protein: MSTVIKTTNLTKIYGKQKSVDNLNINVNQGEIYGFIGRNGAGKTTTIRMLLGLIKPTSGKIEIFGEDLFKNQKEILRRIGSIVEVPGFYENLTAKENLLINAKIIGVHKKNAIEEALEIVGLERVTKKLVGKYSLGMKQRLGIARTLLHYPELLILDEPTNGLDPIGIKEMRKLIKSLAQERNITILISSHILAEVEQLVDHMGIIHEGKLLEETSLDTLRKTNRKYLEFQVNDDNKAAMLLEKQFHISDYEVHDEGNIRVYSHFGQQGQINKTFVQNDIEVLKIMMSEDRLEDYFTKLVGGGTIG; the protein is encoded by the coding sequence ATGAGTACAGTAATAAAAACAACAAACCTGACTAAAATTTATGGCAAGCAAAAATCGGTAGATAATCTAAATATAAATGTAAATCAAGGAGAGATTTACGGCTTCATCGGACGAAATGGTGCAGGTAAAACGACTACAATTCGAATGCTACTAGGATTAATAAAACCTACAAGTGGAAAAATCGAAATATTCGGAGAGGATTTATTTAAGAACCAAAAAGAAATTTTAAGAAGAATTGGTTCTATCGTTGAAGTGCCAGGGTTTTATGAGAACCTTACCGCAAAGGAAAATTTATTAATTAACGCTAAAATCATTGGGGTTCATAAAAAAAATGCGATTGAAGAGGCATTAGAAATTGTAGGGCTAGAGCGTGTAACGAAAAAGCTAGTAGGAAAATACTCTTTAGGGATGAAACAGCGATTAGGAATAGCGAGAACTCTACTCCATTATCCAGAACTATTAATACTAGATGAACCGACAAACGGTTTAGATCCAATTGGGATTAAAGAAATGCGAAAACTTATTAAATCTTTAGCACAAGAAAGGAACATAACGATATTAATTTCCAGCCATATTTTAGCTGAGGTCGAACAGCTAGTAGATCATATGGGGATTATTCATGAAGGGAAGTTATTAGAAGAGACTTCTCTTGATACACTTCGAAAAACAAATCGCAAATACTTAGAATTCCAAGTAAATGACGATAATAAGGCTGCGATGCTGTTAGAGAAACAATTTCATATTTCAGATTATGAGGTTCATGATGAAGGAAACATTCGTGTCTATTCCCATTTTGGACAACAAGGACAGATTAATAAAACGTTTGTCCAAAATGATATTGAAGTATTAAAGATTATGATGAGCGAAGACAGATTAGAAGATTACTTCACCAAATTGGTTGGGGGTGGGACAATTGGTTAA
- the purQ gene encoding phosphoribosylformylglycinamidine synthase subunit PurQ: MKFAVIVFPGSNCDVDMFHAIKDELGEEVDYVWHDTENLDEYDAILLPGGFSYGDYLRCGAISRFANAMKAVQKAAQQGKPILGICNGFQILVESGLLPGALMRNKNLKFMCRTVQLRVENNETMFTSQYEKGAVINIPIAHGEGNYYCDEATLKELEEKNQIAFRYVENPNGSVSDIAGIVNEKGNVLGMMPHPERAVDELLGGAEGLKVFQSILKHWRETYVVTA; encoded by the coding sequence GTGAAATTTGCAGTAATCGTTTTTCCAGGTTCGAACTGTGATGTCGATATGTTTCATGCGATTAAAGATGAGCTGGGCGAAGAAGTAGATTACGTTTGGCATGATACAGAGAATTTAGATGAATATGATGCGATTCTTTTACCAGGAGGTTTCTCTTACGGAGATTACCTTCGCTGTGGTGCAATTTCTCGTTTCGCTAATGCGATGAAGGCTGTACAAAAAGCCGCTCAGCAAGGAAAACCAATTTTAGGTATATGTAATGGATTCCAAATTTTAGTTGAATCTGGATTGTTACCAGGCGCATTAATGCGCAATAAAAACTTAAAGTTTATGTGCCGTACGGTTCAATTACGTGTTGAAAATAACGAAACGATGTTTACATCACAATATGAAAAAGGTGCAGTAATCAACATTCCAATCGCACACGGCGAAGGAAACTACTACTGTGATGAAGCAACACTCAAAGAATTAGAAGAAAAGAATCAAATTGCATTCCGTTATGTAGAAAATCCAAACGGAAGCGTTTCAGATATTGCTGGTATTGTAAATGAAAAAGGAAACGTACTTGGCATGATGCCACATCCAGAGCGTGCTGTCGATGAACTTCTTGGCGGTGCTGAAGGTTTAAAAGTCTTTCAATCTATTTTGAAACATTGGAGGGAAACATATGTCGTTACTGCTTGA
- the bacA gene encoding undecaprenyl-diphosphate phosphatase, with protein sequence MSDTIIAFILGIIEGLAEFLPISSTGHLILAGHLLGFEGERAKTFEIVIQLGAILAIAVLYHKRLVSLFNIKPLLQKEKKFNALHVILGVFPAVIAGLLLHDVIKTYLFQPHTVVIGLVAGAILMIFAEVKKPEATSYSLDDLTYRQALTIGLFQCLAVYPGFSRAGSTMSGGLLAKVNYKAASEFSFLIALPVMVGATGLDLLKSWEYLSVDDIPMFAVGFITSFVVAMLAVVTFLKLLAKIGLKPFAYYRILLALLFTIFVLL encoded by the coding sequence ATGAGCGATACAATTATTGCCTTTATACTTGGCATCATCGAAGGATTAGCAGAATTTTTACCCATCTCCTCTACCGGTCATCTTATATTAGCCGGTCACTTGTTAGGCTTTGAAGGAGAAAGAGCAAAAACATTTGAGATTGTGATACAGCTAGGTGCTATTCTAGCTATTGCAGTTTTATATCACAAACGCCTTGTTTCTTTATTTAATATAAAACCGCTTCTACAGAAAGAAAAGAAATTTAATGCATTACATGTAATACTAGGTGTATTCCCAGCTGTAATTGCTGGCTTACTATTACATGATGTGATCAAAACATACTTATTCCAGCCACATACTGTCGTTATTGGACTTGTAGCAGGAGCTATTCTTATGATTTTTGCAGAAGTTAAAAAACCTGAAGCTACCTCTTATTCATTAGACGATTTAACATATCGTCAAGCATTAACAATTGGATTATTTCAATGTTTAGCAGTATATCCTGGCTTCTCAAGAGCTGGCTCCACAATGTCTGGAGGATTGTTAGCAAAAGTGAATTATAAAGCTGCATCAGAATTTTCTTTTCTTATTGCTCTTCCCGTCATGGTTGGAGCAACAGGTCTAGATTTATTAAAAAGTTGGGAATATTTAAGTGTAGATGATATTCCAATGTTTGCAGTAGGATTTATTACTTCTTTTGTAGTAGCAATGCTAGCGGTAGTAACTTTTTTAAAGCTGCTTGCAAAAATAGGTTTAAAACCATTTGCCTATTACCGCATTTTGTTAGCCCTTTTGTTCACTATCTTCGTACTGCTCTAA
- the purK gene encoding 5-(carboxyamino)imidazole ribonucleotide synthase, translating to MTKIILPGRTIGIIGGGQLGRMMALAAKEMGYKIAVLDPIKHSPCAQVADIEIVASYDDLKAIQHLAEISDVVTYEFENIDYNCLQWLEKHAYLPQGSQLLHKTQNRYTEKNAIVKAGLPVAPYKLIQKQEELLEAIAELSLPCVLKTTTGGYDGKGQVVLRSEADIVRAVELVNQAECILEKWVPFEKEISVIVTRSVSGETKVFPVAENIHVNNILHESIVPARITEELSQKGIGYAQVLADELQLVGTLAVEMFATADGEIYINELAPRPHNSGHYTIDACETSQFGQHIRAICNLPLGETILLKPVVMVNILGEHIEGVLKQVNRLTGCYLHLYGKEEAKLQRKMGHVNILNQDIHVALEKARALHIWDHQEQLLEGKR from the coding sequence ATGACGAAAATCATTTTACCTGGAAGAACGATTGGTATTATTGGCGGTGGCCAACTTGGAAGAATGATGGCACTTGCAGCTAAGGAAATGGGTTATAAAATTGCTGTGTTAGATCCGATAAAACATTCACCATGTGCACAAGTTGCTGATATTGAAATTGTTGCATCGTATGATGATTTGAAAGCGATTCAGCATTTAGCAGAAATAAGCGACGTTGTGACATATGAATTTGAGAATATTGATTATAACTGCTTACAATGGCTCGAAAAGCATGCATATTTACCGCAGGGTAGTCAGTTATTGCACAAAACGCAAAATCGTTATACAGAAAAAAATGCGATTGTAAAAGCTGGTTTACCAGTAGCACCGTACAAACTCATTCAGAAGCAAGAGGAGCTGTTAGAAGCAATTGCTGAGCTTTCCTTACCTTGTGTGTTGAAGACAACAACAGGAGGATATGATGGAAAAGGGCAAGTTGTTTTAAGAAGTGAAGCTGATATTGTGAGAGCGGTGGAGCTCGTAAATCAAGCTGAATGTATTTTAGAAAAGTGGGTACCGTTTGAAAAAGAAATCTCTGTCATTGTAACCCGCAGTGTAAGCGGTGAAACAAAAGTCTTTCCAGTAGCTGAAAATATTCACGTAAATAACATTTTGCATGAATCCATCGTACCGGCTCGCATTACAGAAGAGCTATCACAAAAAGGAATTGGGTATGCACAAGTGCTCGCGGATGAACTTCAGCTTGTGGGAACACTAGCGGTAGAGATGTTTGCTACGGCAGATGGTGAGATTTATATTAATGAATTAGCACCGAGACCTCATAATTCTGGGCACTATACAATCGATGCATGTGAAACGAGTCAATTTGGGCAACACATTCGAGCAATCTGTAATTTACCTCTTGGAGAAACAATTTTGTTAAAACCAGTTGTCATGGTAAACATTTTAGGCGAACATATAGAAGGGGTCCTAAAGCAAGTGAATAGATTAACCGGGTGCTATTTACACTTGTATGGAAAAGAAGAAGCAAAGCTGCAACGTAAAATGGGGCATGTAAATATTTTAAATCAAGATATTCATGTTGCTTTAGAAAAGGCGCGAGCATTGCATATTTGGGACCATCAAGAACAACTGTTGGAGGGAAAAAGATGA
- a CDS encoding HAMP domain-containing sensor histidine kinase, translating into MKNDKVLYLLLLQLLAIMLLLFIDMSNNQLNTRRLALFIVLFIITISLFFIRLHFIESRKSMVAGLRRAIKGNTHARLYTNNDHSLDEVVFSANELITALEKVQIEAVKSQKARKQLLSSISHDIRTPLTSIIGYVDALKDDIAASEEEKQEYLEIISKKSSSLKQLVDEIFNMAKLDADEFPLKEEPLNFAEVARESLIAFLPELSKHDIELQVHIPDVPCPITADSLSLSRVIGNIIKNAIHYGKSGKVLGIELTETANEYQLLIWDQGPGISTDDLENVFERMYRSDQSRNPSHGGSGLGLAIAKALVEKNGGQIWVESIPWKKTTFGFSLPKQSIFKK; encoded by the coding sequence ATGAAGAATGATAAAGTTCTGTATCTTCTTCTATTACAGCTTTTAGCCATCATGTTACTTCTATTTATAGATATGAGTAACAATCAATTAAACACAAGAAGATTAGCCTTATTTATTGTACTCTTCATTATAACAATCAGTCTTTTCTTTATAAGACTTCATTTTATCGAAAGCCGAAAATCCATGGTTGCCGGATTACGACGTGCTATCAAAGGAAATACACACGCAAGACTCTATACAAATAACGATCATTCATTGGATGAAGTGGTCTTTTCTGCAAATGAATTAATAACCGCGCTAGAAAAAGTGCAAATTGAAGCTGTAAAATCTCAAAAGGCTAGAAAGCAACTCTTATCTAGTATTTCGCATGATATTCGGACACCCCTTACTTCTATCATTGGCTATGTCGATGCTTTAAAAGATGATATTGCTGCTTCAGAAGAAGAGAAACAAGAATATCTTGAAATTATTTCAAAGAAATCAAGCAGCCTAAAACAACTAGTTGATGAAATATTTAATATGGCGAAGCTAGATGCAGATGAATTTCCATTGAAGGAAGAGCCTCTCAATTTTGCTGAGGTCGCTAGAGAATCTTTAATTGCGTTTTTACCTGAACTCTCAAAACATGATATAGAATTACAAGTTCATATTCCAGATGTACCTTGCCCAATTACAGCCGATTCCCTTAGTCTTTCGCGAGTTATAGGGAATATCATAAAAAACGCCATACATTATGGAAAATCCGGAAAAGTATTAGGAATAGAGCTAACAGAAACAGCCAATGAATATCAGTTACTTATTTGGGATCAAGGACCTGGAATTTCAACAGATGATCTTGAGAACGTATTTGAGAGAATGTACCGAAGTGATCAATCAAGGAATCCTTCGCATGGTGGTAGTGGTCTAGGACTCGCTATTGCTAAAGCTCTCGTAGAAAAAAACGGTGGACAAATATGGGTAGAGAGTATTCCGTGGAAAAAAACTACCTTTGGCTTTTCTCTCCCAAAACAATCCATTTTTAAGAAATAG
- the purE gene encoding 5-(carboxyamino)imidazole ribonucleotide mutase: MKSLVGVIMGSTSDWETMKYACDILDELHIPYEKKVVSAHRTPDYMFEYAETARERGLKVIIAGAGGAAHLPGMVAAKTNLPVIGVPVQSKALNGLDSLLSIVQMPGGVPVATVAIGKAGSTNAGLLAAQILGSFHDDIHDALELRREAIEKNVREGSELL, from the coding sequence ATGAAATCACTAGTTGGAGTCATAATGGGAAGCACGTCAGACTGGGAAACAATGAAATATGCTTGTGACATCTTAGATGAATTACACATTCCGTATGAGAAGAAAGTTGTATCCGCTCATCGGACTCCGGATTATATGTTTGAATATGCAGAAACAGCTCGTGAACGTGGGTTAAAAGTTATTATTGCTGGAGCTGGAGGAGCCGCTCATTTACCAGGTATGGTTGCCGCTAAGACAAATCTTCCTGTAATCGGCGTTCCTGTTCAGTCAAAAGCGTTAAATGGTCTAGATTCGTTACTATCCATTGTTCAAATGCCAGGAGGAGTTCCAGTTGCAACTGTTGCGATCGGCAAGGCTGGGTCAACAAATGCAGGACTACTTGCAGCGCAAATACTTGGGTCGTTTCATGATGATATACATGATGCATTAGAACTGAGACGAGAAGCTATCGAAAAAAATGTGCGCGAAGGTAGTGAACTGCTATGA
- a CDS encoding ABC transporter permease has product MVNLLYTELLKLKRSNMFLISIIGAAVAPFMIVLAFYIEMKTKPSAPPASFDALFFNANMYTVLFMGVLLYGVVTAYLFNREYTEDTLKNLLTIPVSRFNFIMSKFILLFIWIMILTIVSWGLTLLLGILGGFPGLSSLLLFQFLIKFLMGGGFLFILSPPIVLLTLVMKTYVPPIILTIVIAMVNVMTASSEHRDLFPWAAIIDIVNNELQPTYPPEYSYIAIAATAIISFLATIFYFKKVDIH; this is encoded by the coding sequence TTGGTTAATCTACTATATACAGAACTATTAAAATTGAAACGTTCTAACATGTTCTTAATTAGTATTATTGGAGCGGCGGTAGCACCGTTTATGATAGTTTTGGCCTTTTATATAGAAATGAAAACAAAACCATCTGCTCCACCTGCGAGTTTCGATGCCCTTTTTTTTAATGCTAATATGTATACTGTTTTATTTATGGGAGTCCTTCTATACGGAGTCGTTACCGCTTATCTCTTTAATCGGGAATACACAGAAGATACATTAAAAAATCTATTAACCATTCCTGTATCACGTTTTAACTTTATTATGAGTAAATTCATCCTTCTATTTATTTGGATTATGATATTGACTATAGTTTCATGGGGACTAACTTTACTATTAGGGATATTAGGAGGTTTTCCTGGCTTAAGTAGCCTATTACTCTTCCAATTTTTGATAAAATTTTTGATGGGCGGTGGATTCCTTTTTATCTTATCCCCTCCTATTGTACTGCTAACTCTTGTAATGAAAACTTATGTTCCGCCTATTATATTAACAATTGTTATAGCGATGGTAAATGTTATGACTGCAAGTTCAGAACACAGAGATTTATTTCCTTGGGCAGCGATAATCGATATAGTAAATAACGAACTGCAACCGACATATCCTCCAGAATATTCTTATATCGCCATTGCCGCTACAGCTATTATCAGCTTTCTCGCAACAATATTCTATTTTAAAAAGGTTGATATTCATTAA